The Corylus avellana chromosome ca8, CavTom2PMs-1.0 genome has a segment encoding these proteins:
- the LOC132189418 gene encoding pumilio homolog 5-like: MVSGQDKALDIIELEQKAQLVRELDGHVMRCVRDQNGNHVIQKCIESVPTERIEFIISAFRGQVATLSMHPYGCRVIQRVLEHCTDELRCQFIVDEILESVCALAQDQYGNYVTQHVLERGKPQERRQIISKLSGHIVHLSQHKFASNVVEKCLEYGGATERELLIGEIFGHTEGTDNLLTMMKDQFANYVVQKILDICSDNQRAILLSCVDAQFSKR; encoded by the exons GCACTTGACATTATTGAGCTTGAACAAAAAGCACAGCTTGTTCGAGAGCTGGATGGACATGTTATGAGATGTGTTCGTGATCAAAACGGGAATCATGTAATACAAAAGTGCATTGAGAGTGTTCCAACAGAGAGAATTGAGTTTATCATATCTGCTTTTCGCGGTCAAGTTGCGACGCTTTCTATGCATCCTTATGGTTGCCGTGTCATACAG AGAGTTCTAGAGCATTGTACAGATGAGCTGCGATGTCAGTTTATAGTGGATGAAATATTGGAGTCTGTTTGTGCTCTTGCTCAGGACCAGTATGGCAACTATGTCACCCAG CATGTATTGGAGAGAGGAAAGCCTCAGGAAAGGCGCCAGATTATAAGCAAGTTGTCAGGACATATTGTACATCTGAGCCAGCATAAATTTGCTTCAAACGTTGTTGAGAAATGTTTGGAGTATGGTGGTGCCACTGAACGAGAGCTGTTAATTGGGGAGATTTTTGGGCATACGGAAGGAACTGATAATTTATTG ACAATGATGAAGGACCAATTTGCAAATTACGTGGTCCAGAAGATTCTTGACATATGTTCTGATAATCAGCGAGCAATATTGCTTAGTtgtgttgatgcacagttttccaaaagatga